The following proteins are encoded in a genomic region of Alnus glutinosa chromosome 8, dhAlnGlut1.1, whole genome shotgun sequence:
- the LOC133876083 gene encoding protein ALP1-like: MDGSNLPFVPAYENIDDEIDDDIFFLLSAIDSSDDDENTKMPQRNLPLRGAMYIIYMLNGHPVPCFQMFRMEPPDFIALCFELRERRFIKSTRNLDVKESVAIFLLLTGHCQGQRIAADRFQHSTEIINRHYNKVLKALGHLAKVYIKVRHRTGVHPHVQGNPKYYPWFKDCIGAVDGTHIKAQIPAEHQHLFRGRKNKCTHNIMAICDFDMLFTFMYAGWEGTANDGRIFKDAVTTDQGFEWPTDGHYYVADSAYPCTRGFFPPYKGERYHLSHFRNRPLPRGYKELFNFRHSSLRMMIENCFARLKRRWCILYDMPKYLLTRQPGIIMACCTLHNFIGTRNPNDQIFNGTDAAEPETSEQPYAYGNNDEAGPSHLGQYDFSSAVGIEMANFRESIAQAMWDNAHENEDGDN, from the exons ATGGACGGATCTAACCTGCCTTTCGTACCCGCGTATGAAAATATAGATGATGAAATTGATGAcgatattttctttttactgaGTGCGATTGACTCATCAGACGACGATGAAAACACCAAAATGCCGCAACGCAACTTGCCATTACGAGGGGCCATGTACATAATATACATGCTGAACGGTCACCCAGTGCCGTGTTTTCAAATGTTTCGTATGGAGCCACCAGATTTTATagctttgtgttttgagttgagGGAGCGCCGATTCATAAAGAGTACAAGGAACCTTGATGTTAAGGAAAGTGTTGCTATATTTCTTTTGCTTACTGGGCACTGCCAAGGGCAGCGGATCGCTGCAGATCGCTTTCAACACTCCACGGAGATAATAAACCGGCATTATAATAAGGTGTTGAAAGCACTGGGCCATCTGGCCAAGGTCTACATCAAAGTGAGACATAGGACTGGGGTGCACCCACATGTACAGGGTAATCCTAAATATTATCCTTGGTTCAAG GATTGTATTGGTGCAGTCGACGGCACACACATAAAGGCCCAAATCCCGGCAGAGCACCAACACCTCTTTCGTGGCCGGAAAAACAAATGCACACATAACATTATGGCAATATGCGATTTTGATATGTTATTCACGTTCATGTACGCTGGCTGGGAGGGAACTGCGAACGACGGCCGCATTTTCAAGGATGCTGTTACAACTGACCAAGGCTTTGAGTGGCCTACAGATG gGCACTATTATGTGGCTGATTCTGCATACCCATGCACACGAGGTTTCTTTCCTCCGTATAAAGGGGAGAGGTATCATCTCTCCCATTTTCGTAATAGGCCTCTGCCCCGTGGGTACAAGGAATTGTTTAATTTCAGACACTCCTCACTACGAATGATGATTGAGAACTGCTTCGCTAGATTGAAGAGGAGATGGTGTATTTTATACGATATGCCTAAGTACTTATTGACACGTCAACCTGGCATTATAATGGCATGCTGTACACTGCACAACTTCATCGGGACACGTAATCCAAATGATCAAATATTCAACGGCACTGATGCAGCAGAACCAGAGACGAGTGAGCAACCTTATGCATATGGCAACAATGATGAGGCAGGCCCCTCGCATTTAGGACAATATGACTTCTCATCTGCAGTTGGCATTGAAATGGCCAATTTTAGAGAAAGCATTGCACAAGCAATGTGGGATAATGCACATGAAAACGAAGATggagataattaa